Proteins from one Primulina huaijiensis isolate GDHJ02 chromosome 18, ASM1229523v2, whole genome shotgun sequence genomic window:
- the LOC140964808 gene encoding probable calcium-binding protein CML15, translating into MLSKIQSDQLKQLKDIFNRFDMDRDGSLTHLELAALLRSLGLKPTGDQIHAILANMDANGNGSIEFDELMETLMPDMNEELLINQDQLMEVFRSFDRDESGYITAAELAGQMAKLGHPLTYKELSTMMREADTNGDGVISFSEFANVLGRSAADYLGLATCVLIDSRHGSRIRFHL; encoded by the coding sequence ATGCTTTCCAAGATCCAATCCGATCAGCTCAAACAGCTGAAAGATATTTTCAACCGGTTCGACATGGACCGGGACGGTAGCCTCACGCACCTGGAGCTGGCGGCCCTCCTCCGCTCCCTCGGCCTGAAGCCTACCGGCGATCAAATCCATGCCATTTTAGCCAACATGGATGCTAATGGCAATGGATCGATCGAATTCGACGAGCTGATGGAAACCCTTATGCCTGACATGAATGAAGAGCTCTTGATCAACCAAGATCAGCTCATGGAGGTTTTCCGGTCGTTCGACCGCGACGAAAGTGGCTACATAACGGCAGCGGAGTTGGCGGGGCAGATGGCGAAGTTGGGACATCCTCTGACGTATAAGGAACTGAGTACCATGATGCGAGAGGCCGACACAAACGGCGACGGGGTTATCAGTTTTAGTGAGTTCGCTAATGTGCTGGGAAGATCAGCCGCAGATTATCTTGGCCTTGCGACTTGTGTTTTAATTGACTCGCGACACGGCTCGAGAATTCGATTTCATCTGTAG